Below is a genomic region from Halobacterium sp. CBA1132.
ACGCCGCTCTCTTCGAGCGACGGCATCAGCGGCAGTCCCGGATGGCGGAACGTGAATTCGGCGATGACCCCCACGACTGCACCGAGAACCCGGGTGCAGAAATATCAAACGGTTGTTATTATTGGCGATAATTAGCGGGTGTACGCCAAGGCTCACCCGAGGTGGGATACGACCGCTATCGGGGCGTCTGCGGACAGTAACCTGTCTGATTGCGACGCACCTGAACCCGAGGCCTTCCCAGTAATGGTTTTAAATACTCCGCGGAAAGATTGTGTCTGTATTCTGACTCGTCTGCTCGGTGGCCGCCGGAAGGCTTCAGTTCGCCCGGCGCGTACCCCACGGCGTGCGTCGAATCGCGCTCGCCCTCGCCGCCGGCGTCCTCGCGCAGGCCGCGCTTCTCGCAGTCGTCTCCGGCATGCCACACCACCACCCGACCGCCGGGACGCTCGCGTTCCGTGTGGCCTCGGTCGGCGTCGTCGGCGGATTTGTCGCCGCGACTGCCGCCGGCCGCGCGCCGCTCCGTGCGGGCGCTGCGACCGGTTCCGTCGCGGGACTCGGTGTCGGCGCGGGGTTCTGGTGGCTCGTCTTCCACGGGGACACGGTCGGCGTCTTCCACCACCTCCACTACGCGCTCGTGACGACGCCCGCGCTCGTCGACCTCATCGCGGGTGCGCCGCGTCTCGGCGTCGCGGGCGTCTCACTCGTTGTCGCGTTCGCGTTCGCCGCCAGCGGCGCGCTCGGCGGATACGCCGTGAGTCGTCGACCGTGACTACGTCGCCGCGCGCGACGCGACCAGCGCCAGCACCCACGTGACGACGAATCCGATGGCTGTTCCGGCCGGCCCGCCAGCCACGAACCGAACGCCCGTCGCCACGAGCAGGTAGCACGCGACGACCGCGACGCAAGCCGCCAGCGCCCACGCGACGCCTGCGAGGTGGGAGTCGACGACGTCCGTCCACGAGTCCTCGTAGACGTTCGGCACGGCGACACCCGCCAACATCACGACGGCCAGCGCGTCGCGCTCGACGGCCACGTGCGAGAAGGCGAGCGCGCCACCCCCGACGAGTGCGGCGACGACCGACGTCGCGGTGACGGCGAACTCCACGCTGACGAGCCACGCCCGGAACCGTGTGAGTGCAGACATACGACATCGTTCTCTCCGGACGGCTTGAACGTAGCGCCGAGTCGCGCGCGCCGAACCCGGACCGCAACGCGTTAGGGGCGGTGGTGTCGTACGTGGTGACGGTATGACGCTACTGTGCGCCGACGCGGTCGTCTGCGACGCCGAGCAGGTCATCGAGGACGGCGCGGTCGTCGTCGCCGGCGACCGCATCGAAGCGGTCGGCGACCGCGCGGCCCTCGCGGACGCGTACCCGGACCACGAGCGCGTCGAGTGCGACCTGCTCGCGCCCGGGCTCGTCGGCGCGCACGTCCACTCCGTGCAGAGCCTCGGCCGCGGCATCGCGGACGACGAGGAACTGCTGGACTGGCTGTTCGACCACGTGCTCCCGATGGAGGCGTCGATGGGCGCCGACGAGATGCGCGCGGCCGCGGACCTCGGCTACCTCGAAATGGTCGAGTCGGGAACGACGACCGTCGTCGACCACCTCTCGGTCGCGCACGCCGAGGAGGCGTTCGACGCCGCCGTCGACGCCGGCATCCGCGCGCTCATGGGGAAAGTCCTGATGGACAAGGACTCCCCAGACGGCCTCGTCGAGGACACGGACGCCGCACTCGCGGAGTCCGAGCGCCTCATCCGCGAGTACGACGGTGCGGGCGGCGGCCGCGTCCGGTACGCGGTCACCCCGCGCTTCGCCGTCTCCTGCACCGAGGAGTGCCTGCGCGGCTGCCGCGAGTTGGCCGACGAGTACGACGTGCGCATCCACACGCACGCCAGCGAGAACCGCGGCGAAATCGAGACCGTCGAGGACGAGACGGGGATGCGCAACGTCCACTGGCTCGACGAGGTCGGCCTCACCGGCGAGGACGTGGTGCTCGCGCACTGCGTGTGGACCGACGAAACCGAGCGCGAGGTGCTCGCCGAGACGGGGACGCACGTCACGCACTGCCCGTCCTCGAACATGAAACTCGCCTCCGGCGTCGCGCCGATTCGGGACTACCTCGACCGCGGCATCAACGTCGCGCTCGGCAACGACGGCCCGCCCTGCAACAACACGCTGGACGCGTTCACGGAGATGCGCCAGGCCAGCCTCCTCGGGAAGGTCGAAGACCTCGACCCGACCGCGATTCCCGCGCGCGCCGTCTTCGAGATGGCGACCCGCAACGGCGCGGCGGCCGCGGGCTTCGAGGACGTCGGGAAACTCCGCGAGGGGTGGAAGGCGGACGTCGTCGGCCTCACCACGGACAACGCGCGCTCGACGCCGATTCACGACCCGTACTCGCATCTCGCGTTCGCGGCGCACGGCGACGACGTGACGTTCACGATGGTCGACGGCGAACTCCTCTACCGGGACGGCGAGCACGTCCGACTGGACGACGCCGGCATCCGGGAGCGCGCCCGCGAGTTCGCGCGAGCGTACTGATTCCGGCACCACGCTTTTCGGGCGGGCGCACGCACCCCTAGGTAGATGTCTGGAAGCGAGCCAGTTCAGTGTCCCATCTGTGGCTGGACGGGCCACGCCAGCGACCTCGACGAGGCGGCGTCGGGGTCGGCGTGCCCGACCTGCGGCGAACCCGTCAGCGCGCCGTCGGCCTGACGGCCAGCCCGCCGCGACCTCCTCGTATTTTCACGTCACTCGGGGTCGGCGCTGTCGTCGAATCGGACTGACACGACGACGCGACAACGATAACAACGTTTTCAAGCGCACCGGCCGGAGGTGAGTGCATGAATCGCGGTCTGGCGTGTTGGGTGGTCGGGTTGCTCGTCGTCGCGGCTGTCGCCGCGCCAGCGGCGGGCGCCGGTGCGCCGACCGGCCCGTTCGGACTGGCACAGGAAGACTTCGACCCGGACGACGTGACGCTGTCCGCGGCGCTGGACGAGGACGGCAGCGCCGGGTGGTCGTTCAAGTATCGGATGGCGTTGACGACGGAGAACGAGACGCAGGCGTTCGAGGAACTGCAGGCCGACGTCGAGCAGAACCGCTCGGCGTACATTGACCGCTTCCGGTCCCGCATCGAGTCGACGGTCGCGAGCGCGGAGAACGCGACCGGACGCAACATGAGCGTCGCGGACGTCGGCGTGGAGACGCGCCTCCAGAGCGGCACGGAGTTCTCGGAGTCGTACGGGTTCGTGGTGTACACCTTCGAGTGGAGCGGGTTCGCCGCGACAGACGGCGAGCGAATCGTCGCCGGGGACGCGCTGGAGGGCTTCTACTTGAACAACGAGACGTCGCTGCAGTTCTCGTGGTCGGACGGCTACACGGCCACGGACGTCGACCCGCCGGCCGACGAGTCGACGGCGACGTCGGTGCAGTGGCTCGGCCCCGAGGAGTTCGCCACGAATCAGCCGCTCGTCGTCCTCGAACCGGCGGACCCGGCAGACACGACGGAGGGGACGACACCCGGCTCCAGCGGCGAGAGCAGCGTCGTCTTGCCCGCGATCGTGGGGGCTGTCGTGGCCGTCCTCGTCGTCGCCGCTGTGGGCTGGCTGTACCTACGTCGTGACGACGATGGCGCGGACGGAACCGGGCCGACCGAAACGACTCCGGGCGGTGGCGGCGACGACGCGGCCGGCAGCGCCAAGTCCGTCGACGAGGAGTCGAACGCGAACGCGGAGGGAGGAACGGCGACGGAGCCGCCCGCGGAGCTGTTGAGCAACGAGGAGCGCGTCGAGCGGTTCCTCAGCGAGCAGGGCGGTCGCGCGAAACAGCAAGACGTCGTCGAGGCGATGGGCTGGACGGAGGCCAAGACCAGCCAAGTGGTCAAGGAGATGCGCGAGAACGACGACTTGGAGTCGTTCCGCATCGGCCGCGAGAACGTCCTGAAGCTCCCGGACGCCGACATCAGCGAGGAGTAGCCTTCCTTTCCGAACGTTTTCTGCGGGCGGCGAGCACGTTCGATAGCCCTGCTAGTGCCGCCCGAGCGAAGTCGTAGCACGGCGGCCGCGATGCGGCATCTCCTTATGTACTGCGCAAATACTGCCGAGACATGACAGAGAGCGGCCCACTGGACAACATGCTCGCGCAGATGGAGCAGGCGCGGGAGTACGTCGACATCGACGACGGCATCTTCGAGCGGCTGAAGTACCCCGAGCGCACCCTCTCGGTGAGTCTCCCCGTGGAGATGGACGACGGCTCCGTGGAAGTGTTCGAGGCCTACCGCTGCCAGTTCGACGGGGCGCGCGGCCCGTTCAAGGGCGGCATCCGCTACCACCCGAGCGTCTCCGAGGAGGAGGTCTCCGCGCTCGCGGGGTGGATGACGTGGAAGACCGCGCTCGTGGACCTGCCGTTCGGCGGCGCGAAGGGCGGCATCATCTGCAACCCCAAGGAGCTCTCCCAGTCCGAAATCGAGCAGCTCACCCGCCGCTACACGGAGGGCATCCGCCGCATCATCGGCCCGGACACGGACATCCCGGCGCCGGACGTGAACACGAACCCGCGCACGATGGCCTGGATCATGGACACGTACTCCGTCTACCAGGGCTACGCTGTCCCCGAAATCGTCACCGGGAAGCCGCTGGAAGTCGGCGGGACCGCGGGCCGCGTGGAGGCGACCGGCCGCGGCGTCACCATCGTCACCGAGGAGACCTTCGAGTACCTCGGGGTCGACGTCGAGGACGCCGACATCGCCATCCAGGGGTTCGGGAACGTCGGCAGCGTGACCGCCCAGCTGCTCGCCGAGCGCGGCGCGAACGTCGTCGCAGTCTCCGACGTCACGGGCGCCATCTACGACCCGGACGGCCTCGACGTGGAGGACGTCGGCGCGCACGTCGCCAACGACGGCCGCCTCGAAGACTACGATGCCCCCGAACACATCACCAACGACGACCTGCTGACGATGGACGTGGACGCGCTCATCCCCGCGGCCATCGAGGACGTCATCACCGTCGACGTCGCCGAGCGCCTGCAGGCGGACGTGGTCGTGGAGGCCGCCAACGGCCCGACGACGTTCGACGCCGCGGGCGTCCTGAAGGAACGCGACGTGCCCGTCGTGCCGGACATTCTCGCGAACGCGGGCGGCGTCATCGTCTCGTACCTCGAGTGGGTGCAGAACAGCCAGCAGTACTCGTGGGAACTCGAAGAGGTCAACCGCGACCTCGAAGCGCGACTGACGACGGCGTTCGACGAGATGCTCGCCGCCTACGAGCAGAAGGACATCCCGGACCTGCGGACCGCCGCGTACACTATCGCGCTCGAACGCACGGCCGACGCCCACGAGTACCGCGGGCTGTTCCCGTGATCACGCGTGACGCTGTTAGGACCGCGTGAACTGCGCGAGGACGAACACGACCAGCACGAGCGCGCCGAACGCGCCGACCGCGAACCACAGTCCCGCGACCTCCGGCGCCGCCACCACCTGCGGTGCGAGCAGCCAGACGACTGTTCCGACGCCCACGAACAGGAGTACGTACACGTACGCTCGCACGGCGTCGTAGGCGAATCGCAGTCGGTCCATACCCCGACACTACTGTTCGCGTACTTAGATATTCGGGTGGCTCGTCGCCACCGGGAACGCGCGACGCCGTCGGGGAAGCCCCGGTGCGGGCGTGAAAACTCGAAGCACTTTAACGCCAGCGCGGTGACGAGAGTAGTATGACCGACGTAGACGTGGCCATCGTGGGCGGCGGGCCGGCGGGGTCGGCAGCCGCGTACGCGGCCGCCGACCGGGGCGCGGACGCCGTCGTCTACGAGAAGGGCGTGCCGCGGGCCGACCGCGACCGCCTCGGCTCGGACTCGACGGACGCCGCGGGTTTCCTCGACTACTGGCTGGAGGTCGCGGACCTCGACTTCGCGGAGATTCCCGACGACGTCGTCGAGCGGGAACTCGAGGACGCACAGTTTATCGGCCCCGAGGAGGAGGTCGTCGTCGACCGCACGGGCATCGACGCCGACTACGACAACTTCGGGTTCACGTTCCACCGCGCGAAGTTCGACGACTGGCTGCGCGACCGCGCTGAGGACGCTGGCGCCGACTACGTCGCCGGCACCAGCGTCAAGGGCGTCGACTCGGACCTCTCTGGCGGCCACGAGCACACGCTCACGCTCGGCGACGGCGAGGAAGTGACCGCGGAGTACCTCGTGCTCGCGGACGGCCCGCAGCGACAGGTCACGATGCGTGTGCTCGACCCGCTGCTGCCCGAGGGCAAGCGCGCCAGCGACCTGCTCAGTCCGCCGTCGGCGAACCACATCGCGTACCAGGAGTACCGGCAGTTCCCCGACGAACTGTTCGACGACGACACGCTGAAGTTCTGGTGGGGATGGATGCCCGGCGAGACCGCCTACCCGTGGGTGTTCCCGAACCGGGACGGCGTCGCGCGCGTCGGCCTCACGATGCCAATCGGGCTGGACATCGAGGACTTCGACGCGAGCGAGTGGCGCCTGCTCCGCGAGGACGACGACCGCATCCCCTCCGGGAAAGAGTACCTCCGGCGGCTCCTCGAAGACCTCTACGGCGACGAGTACGACGTCGAGGCGGACTTCCCGCTCGTGGAGGGGCACGGCAAGTCCAACAGCACGGAGACGTACGCCATTTCGTCGACGCGCCCAATCGAGTCTCCGACCGACGCCGGTATCGCCGTCGTCGGCGGCGCGATGGGAACCACGTCGTCGTTCCACGAGGGCGGCGACCACGTCGCCTACCGCACCGGCACGCTCGCCGGCGAACTCGTCGCAGAGGGCAACCTCGAGGAGTACAACGCCGCGTGGCACGACGCCATCGGCGAGGAGATTCGGCGGAACGTCGCGATGGCGGACGTCGTCGCGGAGTTCGGTCCCGACGACTGGGACAAGACCATCCGCATCACTCGACAGATGCTAGCGGGAAGCGACAATGGGAAGATTATCTCGAAGTCGAACGCGCGCTCGGCGGCCGGCGGCCTCAAGCTCTACACGAAGTACAAGCGCGCGAAGTTCCGCTACCGGAAGGGCAAGTACGCCCAGATTCGGGAGAGCGACTACTCGCTGTAGCTCGCCGCGACCGCAACTGGTTCCCGGGGTGAGGACGAACGCCGAGTATGCTCTCGGAAGGCGATTCCGCACCCGACTTCGAGTTACAGAATCAGGACGGCGAGCCGGTCGCGCTGTCGGATTTCGACGGCCAGTACCGCGTCGTCTACTTCTACCCGCGCGCGGACACGCCGGGCTGTACGACCGAGGCGTGTAGCTTCCGGGACAACTGGGACGAGTACGCGGACCGCGACGTGCCCGTCTTCGGCATCAGCGACGACCCCGTCGAGGACCTCAAGGACTTCGCCGAGAAGTACGACCTCCCCTTCGACCTGCTCAGCGACGAGGACGGTTCGGTGTCCGAGGCGTACGACTCCTACGGCGAGAAGAACGTCTTCGGGAACGAGGTCGTCGGCACCTTCCGGAACACGTACGTCGTCGGGCCGGACGGCGACATCGTGGCGGCGTTCGAGGGCGTCGACCCGGACGAGCACGCCGAGGAAGTGCTCGCCGTCATCGACTAGCCCCAGTCGCCGCCGACGCGGTCGACGCCCTGCATCTGGGCGCCCGCGTGCTCGGTGAACACGACTTTCAGATTCTCGTCGGGGACGCCGAAGCGCTCGGCGGCCTCGTCCATCACGCCTGTCGCGAACTTTCGTTTCGTCTCTTCGTCGCGGCCCGTCCGCACGTCAGCCGAACAGAACACCTGCCGGCCGTCCGCCGCGCGCCCCAGCGAGAGGTGTCCGTCGTCGCGCACGACCACCGCGACGTACGACCGGTCGGCGTCCATCGTCTCGGCGTACAGGTCGGTGACGGTGTCCGCAAACGCGTCGGCGTCGGCGTCGCTCATCTGGAAGTCGGCGTCGAACTGGAGCAGTGGCACGGTCGGCCGGACGGCCGCCTGCCCTGTCGACCTGTCGGTGTCTGTCCGCCACAAAACACTTCGGTCGCACGCAGTTTGCTTCCGAACGCACATGTCTACGAAAACCCGCTTTGCAGCCCTCCTCGTCGCACTCGCAGTGGTCGCCAGCGCGACGGTCGGCGTCGCCGCAGCCGCGTCCAGCGGCTCGATTTCCGCCGACCCGTCGTTCCCCAGCGGCACGTCGACGCACACCGTCACTGCGACCGCAGGCGACGCCACCGCCGGTTCGTGGAACGGCTTCGCGGTCGACTACTCGAACTCCGGCGTCGACGTCGGCAACGTCAGCCGGGCCGACGTCGCGAAAATCGGCATCGACCGCGGCGACGACGCTTCCGGGGACACGATCGACGTGAACGTCTCCGACGACCTCGACAGCGTCGGCGCGTCCAACAACGGTCACCTGTTGACGCTCGGCCTCGGCGGTAGTTACGACCTCGACGCGGGCGACGAGGTTGTCGTCGTCTACGCGGACGCCTACCACCCGATGGCGCAGGGCAGTTGGGAGACGCCACTGGACATCAACCCGCAGTCCAGCGGCGGCGAGACAACTGCGACGCTGACCATCGAGTCGGCGAGTACCAGCGACGACACGCCGACCACCGCGGGCGACGAACAGACGGGGTCCACGACCGACGGCACGACGGCCGCCGACACGACCGAGAACTCGAACGCCAACTCGCCCGGCTTCGGACTCGCCGTCGCCGCGCTCGCGATTGCCGGGGCCGCGCTGCTCGCGTACCGCGACTGACGCACCTATCTCTTCACGCTGACCGAGATACCCTCGCCGAGCGGCACGAACGCCGTCTCGAAGTCGGGGTCGTCGCGGACGTGTTCGACGTACGCCGCGATTGCCGCCGTGTGGCCGTCGACCGGTTCTGCGCCGTCCAGCGCGGCCGTGACGTTCTCGGGTTCGACCGGCCCCGCCATCACGTTGTCCGCGACGACGCATCCGCCGTCGGCGAGTTTCTCGCGGGCGTCCTCGAAGGCGTCGACGTACTGGGGTTTGTCGTGGTCGAGGAGCACGACGTCGAAGGGGCCGTCGTAGCGCTGGAAGGTCTCCATCGCGTCGCCGGCCTCGTAGTGCGCGGTGGCGCCGTCCTGTCGGTCGAGGAACTCTCGGGCGGTCGCGAGGTTCGACTCGTCGTAGTCCGTGAGTACGATGTCGCCGTCCGCGGGGAGCGCGGTGCGGAACCACGCCGCCGAGTAGCCGAACCCGGAGCCGAACTCGAAGACGCGCTCGGCGTCGGCAAGCGTCGCCACCACGCGGAAGAACTGGCCGACGTCCGGTCCGACGATGGGGAAGTTCTGTTCGCGGCCGTACTCGGTCATCTCCGCGAGTAGCTCGGTGGGCTGGGGGTTCGCGGCGTCGAGGAAGGCGTCGAGGGTGTCACTCAGCACGTCGTTCATGTTTGCGGCGACGGCGCCGCGGCCCAAAGCCGTACCGGGTCAGCGGTTCCGGCTCACGGGGAACTTCACGCGCTCGGGGTGCTCGTTGAACGCTTCGAGCACGCGCTCGTAGAGGTCGTTCCGGACGCGCTGGGCGCGCTTCGGGCTGACGAGGTAGCGCACGCGGAGTTCCACCCACGACTCCCCCTGCTTGACGTTCACGCTCGGGCGGTCCTGCACCTCCAGTTCCACGGGGGTCTCCGCGAGTTGGCGGCGGAACTTCTCGACTTCTCGGGCCATCTGCTCGCCGAGGTACTCCTCGGTGGTCTCCTGCAGGAGCGATCGGGCGAATTCGAGGTCCGTCTCGTAGGCGACCTGTACGGGGAGTTCGTTCCACACGTACGGGAACTCCTCGCGGCTGAAGTTCACGATATGGCTCGTGAGGACGACGCTGTTCGGCACGGTGATGTGCCGGCCGGAGGGCTGGTTCGTCGAGACGAGTTCGCCGTTGACCTCCCAGAGGGTCGTCACGAGGTAGTCGACGTCGATGACGTCGCCCTTCGAGTCGTCGATGCGCACGCGGTCTCCCACTTGGTAGGGCTGCTTGGTCATCACGTACACCCACCCGAGCAGGCTCAACAGCGGCTGCTGGAGCGCCAGCGAGACCGCCACACCCGCGACACCGAGGGAGACGAGCGCGGGCACCCAGCGGTCGGTGACGACGCCCAGCACCGCGATGGCGGCGACGACCAAGAACGCGAGGCGGAGCACGGACTGCGCGCGGTGGCGGCGGCGCTTGTCCATCGTGGACGCGAACGCCAGCGACGTGACGAGGTGGTAGCCGGCAGCGACGGCGAGCGCGACGGCGGCGGCCGTGAGGCCGCGCGCCGCGACGACTGCGACTGGGTACGTCGTGTCGAGCGCGGCCGCGAGCGCCGACGGCACTACTGCGGCGAGAACGCCGGCGGCGAGCGCGGCGAGGACGTAGAACGTGGCGCGGCGGGTCACGTCGGACGGTGACGGCGGATCCGCAAAGAGCTACCGGCGCACTCTCGCTTCAGTCGTCGGTCCACTTGATAGAACAGCCACGGGAGGGGCGCCACTCCTTTTCGACCGGCTCGCCTGCGAGAATGCTGTCGATGGCGTCGCGGACGTCGCCGCCCGGCCGCGTGGGCTCGTCGCTGGGGTTGAGCGCGTCGTCGAGGCGGCCGTGGTAGGCTACTTCGAAGCCGTCGTCGGTGTTCCGCAGGAGGAACGGGTCCGGGGTGCAGACCGCGCCGTACGCGCGAGCGACCTCCTGGGATTCGTCGCGGAGGTAGGCGTCGTACTGGATGGTGCCCTCGTCCACTAACTCCTGCATGCGCTCGAAGGAGTCGTCGGGGTACTCCTCCGCGTCGTTCGGATTGATACCGACGACTGCGGCGTCGTCGTAGTCCGCCGCGATGTCGTTGAGCGCGTCGAACTTCGCTTTCGCGTACGGGCAGTGGTTGCACGTGAACACCAAAAGCACCGCCTCGTAGTCGTCGAAGTCGTCGAGGGCGTGCGCTTCGCCGTCCGTCCCCGGAAGCTCGAAGTCGGGCGCGGGGTCGCCCTGCTCCAGTTCCGTCTCGGATTCCATCTCGACCATACTCGGACGCAGGGCCGCGAGCGGCAAAGTAGGTCGGGTTGCGGCACCCGTCAGGCCGGCACGTAGCCCTCCGGGGTCGCTTCGAGGCGACCCTCGTGGACGAGATGGTCGAGGTGCGCGTACGCCTCGCCGGGGCCGTGGAGGACGTGGATTCCCGACAGCGACCCGAACAGTTGGGCGCTGACCGCCCACGGCGTCGCGGGCGCGAGGTCGGCGACGGCTCGCTCGACGCGTGCAGTGCGCTCCTCGTGGTGGGAGGTGATGTCCCGGGCGCGCTCGCTCGGCGCGATTATCGGGCCGCGGTGGCCGGGCCACGCGCGGTCGAGGTCCAGCGCTTCGATGCGCAGCAGGCTGTCGAGATACTGGGCGAGCGGCCGGTCGACGCGGATGTCCGCGCCGCCAACGTTCGGCGTGTACTTCGGGAGAATCGCGTCCCCGACGAACGCCTCGCGGCGCCCGTCGCGCTCGACAACGTACGCGACGAGGCCGGCGGCGTGCCCGGGCAGGTGGACGACTTCTGCCTCGAACGGGCCGAGCGAGACGGTGTCGCCGTCTGTTATTTCGGTCACGTCTGCGGGCTCGCCGCGGAGGTCGCTGTGTTCGTCGTTGAACGCTAGCAATCCCTCGCGCTCGTCGTCGGGCAGCCCCCAGTCGTAGAGTGCGGCCTCCTGCGCGTCGTAGAGGTCCTCGCGGGCGGTCCCGCGCTGCGCGACGAGGTCCGCGTCCGCCTCGTGAATGACGACGGTGGCGTCGCTCTCGGCTTGAATGGCGCCCGCGAGGCCCGCGTGGTCGTTGTGCCAGTGCGTCAGCAGCACGCGATCCACGTCCGCGAACGAGACGCCGCGCGCGTCGAGCGCGGCCCGCAGTTCGGCTTCGACGTCCGGCGTCGCGACGCCCGTGTCCACGAGCGTCGTCGGCGCGCTCGCGTCGCCGTCCCCGAGGAGGTAGACGCTGTTCTGCCCCTCGAAGGCGGCATTCGACAACTGGATGTGGTGCACGCGCTCCCCTACGCGACACCCCGACAAATGCGTATGCCTACCGGACGCGGTAGGACTCGGGGCCGACGAGGAACCGCCCGAGGTCGGCCTCGCGTCGGTAGTCCGTCTCGCGGAGGCCGCGCAGCGCGTCGATGTACGTGGCTTCGTCGTCGTCGGTCCACTCGCTGGGGTCGAGCGCGGGCACGACCAGCCAGCCGCTCCCGTGGAGTTCCTCGCCGTGGACGTCCGCGAGCGTCAGGTCGTCGGCGGCGATAGCGGTGTAGTTCTCGAAGACGTGGCGGGTCGCGCGCTCGCCCACCGGGAGCAGGACGTGAGCGGTGATGGCGCGAAGTTCAGCGTCGAAGAACGGCTCCATCTCCACGTAGTCGCGTTCCGTCGGGTCGCCGTCCGGGACGCAGGAGTGAAGATACGAGAGGAAGAGTTCCACCGGCTCGCCGTCGTCGTCGAGCAGGCCCGCCGCGGTCAGCGAGCGCCGGAGGCGCTCGCCGCTGTCGGTTCCCGTGAACGGCACGCCCGACTCGGCGCCGCCGTGGACGCCCGGATGGTCGCCGACGACGTGGAAGTCGGCGTTCGCGTCGCCGTACCCCGGGACGAACGACTCGCAGGGCGGCTGCATGCCGAACGGGTTGCTCGTTCGGTCCGTGACGTTCTGCACGCCGCGGCGTAAGCGACACCGTGACTTAAGCGGTCCGAGACTGGCCGGCGTCGCCGGACGCCCGCCCACAGACATTTCCCGGCTCCGTCCGAGGCTCCCGCCATGACCGCCGTCTGGGTGCTCGGCGACCAGCTCTCCCGCGAGCGCGGCCCGCTCGCGGCCGACCCCGAGCGAGTCCTGTTCGTGGAGGCGAGCGAGTTCGCGCAGCGGCGCCGCTACCACCCCCAGAAGCTCGCGCTCGTGCTCGCGGCGATGCGCAACCTCGCCGACGACCTGCGAGCCGCCGGCGTCGACGTCGCATACGAGCGCGCGGACTCGTTCGGCGACGGCCTCGACGCGTACTTCGAGCGGTACCCGGGCGACGAACTGGTCGTCCAGCGGCCCGCGACTCACGGCGCCGCCGACCGCCTCCAGCGCCTCGTCGAGCAACGGGGCGGGAGTCTGCGCGTCGTCGAGAACGAGCAGTTCCTCTGCTCGCCGGACGCGTTCGACGCGTGGGCGGACGAGCGCGACGGCGACGCCTACAGCCACGAGGCGTTCTACCGTTGGATGCGCCGCGAAACGGGGTATCTGATGACCGACGGTGACCCCGAGGGCGGTGCGTGGAACTACGACGATCAGAACCGCGAGACGCCGCCCGACGACTACGAGAGTCCGGAACTCCCCGACTTCGAGTACGGCGAGCACGCCCCCGAAGTTCGGGCGTGGGTCGCCGCGGAGGTCGACACGTGGGGCGACCCAGCGGGCTTCGACTGGCCGGTGACTCGCGAGCACGCGGAGCGCGCGCTCGCGGACTTCCTCGACCACCGGCTCGCCGACTTCGGTCCCTACGAGGACGCGATGCTCGACGACGACTGGCACCTCGACCACAGCCTGCTGTCGGCGGCGCTGAACGTCGGACTGCTCGACCCCGGGGCGGTCGTCGACGCCGCGATTGCCGAGTACCGCGAGCGCGACGACATCCCGCTGCACTCTATCGAGGGGTTCGTCCGTCAGATTGTCGGCTGGCGGGAGTTCGTGCGCCACGTCTACCGCCGGGAGATGCCCGCGCTGGCGGACGCGAACCAGCTCGACCAAGCCCGCGAGCTCCCGCCGCTGTACTGGGACCCGGACGCGACCGAGATGGCGTGC
It encodes:
- a CDS encoding 5'-deoxyadenosine deaminase, encoding MTLLCADAVVCDAEQVIEDGAVVVAGDRIEAVGDRAALADAYPDHERVECDLLAPGLVGAHVHSVQSLGRGIADDEELLDWLFDHVLPMEASMGADEMRAAADLGYLEMVESGTTTVVDHLSVAHAEEAFDAAVDAGIRALMGKVLMDKDSPDGLVEDTDAALAESERLIREYDGAGGGRVRYAVTPRFAVSCTEECLRGCRELADEYDVRIHTHASENRGEIETVEDETGMRNVHWLDEVGLTGEDVVLAHCVWTDETEREVLAETGTHVTHCPSSNMKLASGVAPIRDYLDRGINVALGNDGPPCNNTLDAFTEMRQASLLGKVEDLDPTAIPARAVFEMATRNGAAAAGFEDVGKLREGWKADVVGLTTDNARSTPIHDPYSHLAFAAHGDDVTFTMVDGELLYRDGEHVRLDDAGIRERAREFARAY
- a CDS encoding Glu/Leu/Phe/Val dehydrogenase, which produces MTESGPLDNMLAQMEQAREYVDIDDGIFERLKYPERTLSVSLPVEMDDGSVEVFEAYRCQFDGARGPFKGGIRYHPSVSEEEVSALAGWMTWKTALVDLPFGGAKGGIICNPKELSQSEIEQLTRRYTEGIRRIIGPDTDIPAPDVNTNPRTMAWIMDTYSVYQGYAVPEIVTGKPLEVGGTAGRVEATGRGVTIVTEETFEYLGVDVEDADIAIQGFGNVGSVTAQLLAERGANVVAVSDVTGAIYDPDGLDVEDVGAHVANDGRLEDYDAPEHITNDDLLTMDVDALIPAAIEDVITVDVAERLQADVVVEAANGPTTFDAAGVLKERDVPVVPDILANAGGVIVSYLEWVQNSQQYSWELEEVNRDLEARLTTAFDEMLAAYEQKDIPDLRTAAYTIALERTADAHEYRGLFP
- a CDS encoding NAD(P)/FAD-dependent oxidoreductase, whose amino-acid sequence is MTDVDVAIVGGGPAGSAAAYAAADRGADAVVYEKGVPRADRDRLGSDSTDAAGFLDYWLEVADLDFAEIPDDVVERELEDAQFIGPEEEVVVDRTGIDADYDNFGFTFHRAKFDDWLRDRAEDAGADYVAGTSVKGVDSDLSGGHEHTLTLGDGEEVTAEYLVLADGPQRQVTMRVLDPLLPEGKRASDLLSPPSANHIAYQEYRQFPDELFDDDTLKFWWGWMPGETAYPWVFPNRDGVARVGLTMPIGLDIEDFDASEWRLLREDDDRIPSGKEYLRRLLEDLYGDEYDVEADFPLVEGHGKSNSTETYAISSTRPIESPTDAGIAVVGGAMGTTSSFHEGGDHVAYRTGTLAGELVAEGNLEEYNAAWHDAIGEEIRRNVAMADVVAEFGPDDWDKTIRITRQMLAGSDNGKIISKSNARSAAGGLKLYTKYKRAKFRYRKGKYAQIRESDYSL
- the bcp gene encoding thioredoxin-dependent thiol peroxidase, with translation MLSEGDSAPDFELQNQDGEPVALSDFDGQYRVVYFYPRADTPGCTTEACSFRDNWDEYADRDVPVFGISDDPVEDLKDFAEKYDLPFDLLSDEDGSVSEAYDSYGEKNVFGNEVVGTFRNTYVVGPDGDIVAAFEGVDPDEHAEEVLAVID
- a CDS encoding tautomerase family protein → MPLLQFDADFQMSDADADAFADTVTDLYAETMDADRSYVAVVVRDDGHLSLGRAADGRQVFCSADVRTGRDEETKRKFATGVMDEAAERFGVPDENLKVVFTEHAGAQMQGVDRVGGDWG
- a CDS encoding O-methyltransferase; this translates as MNDVLSDTLDAFLDAANPQPTELLAEMTEYGREQNFPIVGPDVGQFFRVVATLADAERVFEFGSGFGYSAAWFRTALPADGDIVLTDYDESNLATAREFLDRQDGATAHYEAGDAMETFQRYDGPFDVVLLDHDKPQYVDAFEDAREKLADGGCVVADNVMAGPVEPENVTAALDGAEPVDGHTAAIAAYVEHVRDDPDFETAFVPLGEGISVSVKR